The Piliocolobus tephrosceles isolate RC106 chromosome 3, ASM277652v3, whole genome shotgun sequence genome has a window encoding:
- the MAD2L1 gene encoding mitotic spindle assembly checkpoint protein MAD2A, with protein MALQLSREQGITLRGSAEIVAEFFSFGINSILYQRGIYPSETFTRVQKYGLTLLVTTDLELIKYLNNVVEQLKDWLYKCSVQKLVVVISNIESGEVLERWQFDIECDKTAKDDSAPREKSQKAIQDEIRSVIRQITATVTFLPLLEVSCSFDLLIYTDKDLVVPEKWEESGPQFITNSEEVRLRSFTTTIHKVNSMVAYKIPVND; from the exons ATGGCCCTGCAGCTCTCCCGGGAGCAGGGAATCACCCTGCGCGGGAGCGCTGAAATCGTGGCCGAGTTCTTCT CGTTCGGCATCAACAGCATTTTATATCAGCGTGGCATATATCCATCTGAAACTTTTACTCGAGTGCAGAAATACGGACTCACCTTGCTTGTAACTACTGATCTTGAGCTCATAAAATACCTAAATAATGTGGTGGAACAACTAAAAG ATTGGTTATACAAGTGTTCAGTTCAGAAACTGGTTGTAGTTATCTCAAATATTGAAAGTGGTGAGGTCCTGGAAAGATGGCAGTTTGATATTGAGTGTGACAAGACTGCAAAAGATGACAG TGCACCTAGAGAAAAGTCTCAGAAAGCTATCCAGGATGAAATTCGTTCAGTGATCAGACAAATAACAGCTACAGTGACATTTCTGCCACTGTTGGAGGTTTCCT GTTCATTTGATCTGCTGATTTATACAGACAAAGATTTGGTTGTACCTGAAAAATGGGAAGAATCAGGACCACAGTTTATTACCAATTCTGAGGAAGTCCGCCTTCGTTCATTTACTACTACAATCCACAAAGTAAATAGCATGGTGGCCTACAAAATTCCTGTCAATGACTGA